One genomic window of Cercospora beticola chromosome 5, complete sequence includes the following:
- the CEF1 gene encoding Pre-mRNA-splicing factor cef1 (BUSCO:EOG09261CXQ), which translates to MPVVKGGVWTNIEDEILKAAVSKYGLNQWARVSSLLARKTAKQCKARWTEWIDPGIRKIEWSREEDEKLLHLAKLMPTQWRTIAPIVGRTATQCLERYQKLLDEAEARENSEFGLAGPDGGETQAPSADDVRKLRPGELDPDPESKPARPDTIDLDEDEKEMLSEARARLANTQGKKAKRKARERQLEESRRLAVLQKRRELKNAGINVKVTTKKKGQMDYNADIPFEKAPAPGFYDTQDEMAQNEREREAFDPRKQQLANKRKGDGQDQNEQQSKRRKDDGGAGAHTAHLKAAQQQRLREAEQSSKRKGLVLPAPQVSESELEDIVKMGMSGERAHQLAESSENDATRGLIGNYSNNMVGATPLRTPRAAPEEDRIQNELRNARLRTETQSALLGGENVDLAEGGTGLEGVAPSKQVLHTPNPMATPMRGQNGAVGATPMRTPRDNFHLNQEGGSMQLVSQTPRDIRLAQQASRNSLRGKLASLPKPQQSEFELEALPEERDEVAHAAQVAAEDAAVRDARNAELKRAQDLAEFKRQSKVVQKGLPRPKVVDVNALLKAAQAIEDPIERSIAEESAYLIANDAKKFGGAHVNGKPKSIQPFSEDLMQRAEMEIVLEMGQDADRSRFGQAFEQEWEKAHASTILPGLAGYAEDELDEEQLLTESFDNVQETIQKVSEKGSALEKKLAKHHGGYISRNKVLRTKIVQAAEALEKVKLQQTLSRDKSVAEEAAMVGRLEKLRDEVALVSRREREAQETFRSRREELEGLG; encoded by the coding sequence ATGCCCGTCGTCAAAGGAGGAGTCTGGACGAACATCGAGGACGAAATTCTCAAGGCCGCCGTCTCCAAATATGGTCTCAACCAGTGGGCGCGTgtgtcgtcgctgctggcgcGCAAGACCGCGAAGCAGTGCAAAGCGCGATGGACAGAATGGATTGACCCTGGTATTCGGAAGATCGAATGGAGTcgcgaagaggacgagaagcTGTTGCATCTGGCCAAGTTGATGCCCACGCAATGGCGCACAATCGCACCCATCGTTGGCCGAACCGCGACGCAATGTCTCGAGCGCTACCAGAAATTGCTGGACGAAGCAGAGGCGAGAGAGAACTCGGAGTTTGGACTCGCAGGACCAGATGGAGGTGAGACACAGGCGCCGAGTGCGGATGATGTCCGAAAGTTGCGACCAGGAGAACTGGATCCAGATCCAGAGAGCAAGCCAGCGCGACCCGACACGATCGatctggacgaggatgagaaagAGATGTTGTCGGAAGCCAGAGCACGTCTAGCCAACACGCAGGGTAAAAAGGCAAAGCGAAAGGCAAGAGAGAGGCAACTGGAGGAGAGTCGGAGGCTGGCtgtgctgcagaagaggagagaaCTGAAAAATGCGGGTATCAATGTCAAGGTTaccacgaagaagaagggtcaAATGGACTACAATGCCGACATTCCTTTCGAGAAGGCGCCGGCGCCTGGATTCTATGATACACAGGACGAGATGGCGCAGAATGAGCGGGAGAGGGAGGCTTTCGATCCGCGAAAGCAGCAATTGGCCAACAAACGCAAGGGCGACGGGCAGGACCAGAATGAACAGCAATCGAAGAGGCGAAAAGACGATGGAGGTGCCGGTGCCCATACTGCACATCTCAAAGCGGCACAACAGCAACGACTCAgagaggcagagcagagtaGCAAGCGCAAAGGACTGGTTCTTCCAGCCCCACAAGTCAGCGAGAGCGAATTGGAAGATATCGTAAAGATGGGAATGTCAGGCGAGAGAGCACATCAGCTGGCGGAGAGTAGCGAGAACGATGCTACCCGTGGTCTCATCGGGAACTATTCCAATAACATGGTTGGTGCTACGCCTCTACGAACTCCTCGAGCAGCGCCGGAAGAGGACCGCATACAAAACGAACTGCGAAATGCCCGACTACGGACAGAGACTCAATCAGCTCTGCTTGGCGGTGAAAATGTGGATCTCGCTGAAGGCGGTACAGGCTTGGAGGGCGTGGCGCCCTCTAAGCAAGTTTTGCATACACCAAACCCCATGGCTACGCCTATGCGCGGGCAGAATGGTGCAGTTGGTGCCACTCCTATGCGAACGCCACGAGATAATTTCCACCTCAATCAAGAAGGCGGGTCGATGCAGCTCGTCTCACAGACTCCTCGAGACATCCGGCTGGCTCAACAAGCATCGCGGAACTCGTTGCGTGGCAAGCTTGCATCCCTTCCCAAACCACAACAATCCGAGTTTGAGCTCGAAGCTCTTCCTGAAGAGCGCGATGAAGTTGCTCATGCCGCACAGGTCGCGGCCGAAGACGCAGCTGTCAGGGATGCCAGAAACGCAGAGCTCAAGCGCGCACAAGATCTCGCTGAATTTAAACGCCAGTCCAAAGTAGTGCAAAAGGGATTGCCTCGACCGAAAGTCGTCGATGTGAACGCATTGCTCAAAGCGGCACAAGCTATCGAAGACCCTATCGAACGCAGCATCGCGGAAGAATCTGCCTACCTCATCGCCAACGATGCCAAGAAGTTTGGCGGAGCACATGTCAACGGCAAGCCTAAATCTATTCAGCCATTCTCTGAGGACCTTATGCAACGTGCCGAAATGGAAATCGTCCTCGAGATGGGCCAGGATGCTGATCGCAGCCGTTTTGGCCAAGCCTTTGAGCAAGAATGGGAAAAGGCTCACGCTTCAACAATCTTGCCCGGCCTTGCAGGATACGCGGAAGATGAGCTTGACGAGGAACAGCTTCTTACAGAATCCTTTGACAATGTCCAAGAGACTATTCAGAAGGTATCAGAAAAGGGAAGCGCGCTGGAGAAGAAATTGGCCAAACATCATGGTGGTTATATTTCGAGGAATAAAGTGCTGCGGACCAAGATTGTACAGGCTGCGGAGGCTTTGGAGAAGGTCAAGTTACAGCAGACTTTGTCGAGAGACAAGAgtgtggcggaggaggctgcTATGGTGGGCAGGTTGGAGAAGTTGAGGGATGAAGTGGCGTTAGTGAGCCGGAGAGAGCGGGAAGCACAAGAGACGTTTAGGAGTAGGAGGGAGGAGTTGGAGGGCTTGGGATAA
- a CDS encoding uncharacterized protein (BUSCO:EOG0926369X), whose product MNEVDATGRSGQRDDGEAPSLLTIILDTNPHAWALLEDSLSLQKVVVNLLVFINAHIAINHANRVAVIASHSERAEWLYPTPLQAHSATANGTSNGEDVEMMDDGTAGSGGPVRPPDDANKYRPFAHIEHAITTNLRRLVESTSPDALQSTPATMMAGALTRALAYISKQTASLPSGSSSAQQFNYSDPSSVAGGNEASASSAAGSGPNISGLTSRLLILSVSGDLANQYIPIMNSIFACQRLSIPIDILKISGDTIFLQQAADATGGIYLSLSTPELRAGLLQFLMQAYLPDLAARRHLILPGEGDSGVDFRAACFCHRRIVDIGFVCSICLSIFCEPSLHDNTCLTCGSYLQMTNYGQKPAVVPKPKKKKKKRAPGMDGSGTPDSRAATPMP is encoded by the coding sequence ATGAACGAAGTCGATGCAACGGGGCGGAGTGGTCAGCGAGACGATGGAGAAGCGCCATCTCTGTTGACCATCATCCTGGACACAAACCCTCACGCCTGGGCACTACTTGAAGATTCACTATCGCTCCAAAAGGTCGTTGTCAACCTGCTTGTCTTCATCAACGCTCACATCGCCATCAATCATGCAAACCGCGTAGCAGTAATTGCAAGTCACTCGGAGCGAGCAGAATGGCTTTACCCAACTCCCTTGCAAGCACATTCGGCGACCGCGAACGGCACTTCGAATGGCGAAGATGTAGAAATGATGGACGACGGCACAGCTGGCAGCGGAGGTCCAGTGCGGCCGCCAGATGATGCGAACAAGTATCGACCTTTTGCTCATATCGAGCACGCCATTACCACGAACCTGCGCCGTCTGGTGGAAAGCACCTCTCCCGATGCACTCCAATCAACTCCTGCAACTATGATGGCGGGTGCTTTGACCCGAGCACTTGCATACATCTCTAAACAAACTGCGAGTCTGCCATCGGGCTCGTCTTCAGCTCAACAATTCAACTACTCTGACCCGTCCTCAGTCGCTGGCGGCAACGAAGCCTCCGCATCATCTGCCGCTGGCTCGGGTCCCAACATCTCTGGCCTGACATCCCGTCTACTCATACTGTCTGTCTCTGGCGACCTAGCGAACCAGTATATCCCTATCATGAACAGTATCTTCGCATGTCAACGGCTCTCCATCCCCATTGATATCCTCAAGATCTCTGGAGACACCATCTTCCTCCAACAAGCCGCCGACGCAACAGGTGGAATCTACCTCTCGCTATCCACCCCAGAACTCCGCGCCGGACTCCTCCAATTCCTCATGCAAGCCTACCTACCCGATCTTGCAGCCCGTCGACACCTCATACTACCTGGCGAAGGGGACTCCGGTGTCGACTTCCGCGCAGCATGTTTCTGCCATCGCAGAATCGTGGACATCGGGTTCGTGTGCTCGATATGTCTCAGCATCTTCTGTGAACCGTCTTTGCACGATAATACGTGTTTGACATGCGGAAGCTATTTGCAAATGACGAATTATGGACAGAAGCCGGCTGTTGtgccaaagccaaagaagaaaaagaagaagagagctcCGGGAATGGATGGAAGCGGAACTCCGGACAGCAGAGCCGCGACGCCGATGCCTTGA